ACCGAAGTTGAACTCCGGTATCTGCTTCTGCGTTCTGTCCGTCTGTGCGGCAAGCAAGCGGACGGTGTAAGTCCCTGCTGTGGCATAGGTCTTGGCACGGTTCGTAGCATCTACCGTAAGTATTTCCTTATCATCTTTACCGTCAGTATCACCCCACAGAATGGCGATGGCAGAGGTTGCACCCGTGGCGATAGGCATAGTGAACTGGGTGCTTGCAGCGGTGGTTTTCACCTTGAACTGCATGGCATCGAAACTGAACGAAACATCTGCCGTGTTCTTGTCCTCCATGTTGCTGGCTATGATTAGCGTGTAAGTCGCTCCGCTTTCCAGTCCGGCAAGGTTTATCTTGTCGCTGGGGATGCTGTAACTGCCGTCTTCGGCTATGGTAAGGGGGACATTTTCTTTAAGCATATTGTCCCCATCATCTACCTTTCCACGGGTGTCTATTGCAGTTTTTTTTAACAAGTAGGTGGCTGTGTAGGCTTTCGGGGGCGGTGTAGCCTATCTCGCCTTTCGCTTCAGTGTCCCAATCCACTTGCCAGTGTGCCTGCCAGTCGGCTTCCCACATCATGTCGATGCTTACATCCTGTTCTATCTGGGGCTGCACGGCGGTAGTACCTTTGATGTGCAGCAGGGGTTCGTGCATGTCGCTGCAAGCGCTTGTCAGGGCGGTCAGTCCGCACAGTAGGAGGGCGTGGCGAATATACCTCTTATATAGGCAAGTCGTTTCCTTTCTGTATTTCGCAGGATTACTCCTTATTATATCGGTAGAATTGTTCTTTTTCATTCCTTATTCTTGTTTGTTCTTTCTTTTTCGCAGGCTCCGGTCTGTCCTTACCGGAGGTCTCTGTCTTTCTCCTTTACCGGAATCTTTTGTATATCTCCTTTGTCTGGTATTCCTTATTTCTTCCATCCGAACCACGGCAAATCGTAGCTGATGCTGATGCCGAGGTGTGTCAGTCCGAAGTAGTTGAAGGTGCTTCTCCGCTTCTCGAACTTCGTGGGGTCGTCGTGCCAATTGTAGTAGAAGTTGCCCTGCACCGCCCAGTCTTCGGCGGGGTGGTAGCTGTCGTAAGGGGTATGCAAGTAGCCCACGGCGGCATTGACTTCCCACTTCCACGGCGACTGCCCGATGCGCCTGACGTAGCCCCAGCCGATGCCGCAGCCCCATGCTTTGCCAAACTTATCGTTTATCCATGCTTTGGTAGCGGAGAACTGGATGTCGAACTCGCCCAAGTTGCCGTAGGCGGCAAAGTAGTGTCCCGTGTAGGCGGCATCGCCTTGCAGGTAGTAGCGTCCTTCGAGGAGGATGTCCTTCAATATATAGGTTTTCAGCCGCTTGTCGCTGCGCCATCCGCTACCCATCCATTCCGCTACGGCGGTGATATGACCGCTCCGGGGCATGAACTCAAGGGAAATGTTCGGCGTGGGCGCCCAGCCGTATTGGGGGACGACAAGGGCGATGTCGTAGAGCAGGTTGGTCTTCACGTTCAGCATGGGTTGAAGGGAAGTCTTCTCTTTTTTAGAAAGGATGCTGGTTTGTTCCATAATTGCCCCGGAAGTGGCAACCGCAGTGTCGGCAACCGTTGCTCCCGCTTCAGTCGGTTCGGAACGGCTGTCCGGCGTGTGTGCTTCGGGAGTCTCCGTTGCCGACACGAAGAGCACTACACGGGCGGCACGCAGGCGGGGATAATAATCGTGCAGCAAACGCTGCCAAACATGCCCGCTTTCCATACGAAACAAGGCCGCTTTGATATCGGCAGAACGGCGGTGTTTGTCTATCGCTTTCACCACGGCATCCCGGTAGGGTGCATCGGAATTTATCATCAGGCGGCGCAGCCCGGCATAGTCTTCTGCCGTATGACGTTCCTCCACCAGTGAGTCGGGTATGGGGATGTAGCGGGAAAGGGAATCGACCGCCACCACGAACGATGGCATTTCTTGCGCCTGCAAGGGAAATCCGGTCATCATTGCCAGCGGCATAACGACCAGCATCATCCCTTTGCTTTCTCCATACCTTCTCCTTACCTTCTCCCTACCTTCTCCCTACCTTCTCCCTGTCTATAGAGAAGGAGAAGGTAGGGAGAAGGACAGAATGGAGAGAACGGAGGAGGCGAAGAAAAATTTCCGGTCTTTTCTTTGCTTGTCGTATAGAAAATGTATATTTGTGCAATCTATCAATTTAACTTGAGAAGACTATGATAACAAGCCAATTGCTGCAACCTGCCAGTATAGTTGTGGTGGGAGCGTCCAATAACGCGCATAAGCCGGGAGGTGCTATCTTGAGAAATCTGATAAACGGGAAGTACACCGGAGAGCTTCGTGCCGTCAATCCCAAAGAAACGGAAGTGCAGGGTGTGACGGCTTTCGCCGATGTGAAAGACATTCCTGATACAGACCTTGCCATCCTCGCCATACCTGCGGC
Above is a window of Bacteroides helcogenes P 36-108 DNA encoding:
- a CDS encoding DUF3575 domain-containing protein, encoding MMLVVMPLAMMTGFPLQAQEMPSFVVAVDSLSRYIPIPDSLVEERHTAEDYAGLRRLMINSDAPYRDAVVKAIDKHRRSADIKAALFRMESGHVWQRLLHDYYPRLRAARVVLFVSATETPEAHTPDSRSEPTEAGATVADTAVATSGAIMEQTSILSKKEKTSLQPMLNVKTNLLYDIALVVPQYGWAPTPNISLEFMPRSGHITAVAEWMGSGWRSDKRLKTYILKDILLEGRYYLQGDAAYTGHYFAAYGNLGEFDIQFSATKAWINDKFGKAWGCGIGWGYVRRIGQSPWKWEVNAAVGYLHTPYDSYHPAEDWAVQGNFYYNWHDDPTKFEKRRSTFNYFGLTHLGISISYDLPWFGWKK